Proteins from one Algicella marina genomic window:
- the glpD gene encoding glycerol-3-phosphate dehydrogenase, with the protein MDEPVDIFIIGGGINGCGIARDAAGRNFIVALAEKDDLAQATSSASTKLFHGGLRYLEYYEFRLVREALRERETLLQAMPHISWPLRFVLPHHSGLRPAWLLRLGLFIYDHLGGRKFLPATKTLNLRKAVVGRPLKDEFSKAFEYSDCWVNDARLVVLNARDAAERGAKIMTRTEVMSAKRAGEVWEISLTDRITGESFTVRSRCLVNAGGPWVGSIIEKQLELETTESVRLVRGSHIVTRKLFNHDRAYIFQGKDGRIVFAIPYEDDFTLIGTTDVDHEGDPADARCSPEEALYLCESASEYFTKPIASTDVVWSYSGVRPLYNDNAKSATAATREYVLSLDTNGPVVLNVFGGKITTYRKLAEAALAKLSPHLDRPSEEWTAGVALPGGDFPVDGFDDQVSRLQERFEFISEAHCRRLVRAYGTDAGRLLEGCSGPGDLGMVFGADLTEREVEWLRSQEFAITADDIVWRRSKLGLCMSVADMAALSQWLGENEVSRQRPY; encoded by the coding sequence ATGGATGAACCTGTCGACATCTTCATTATCGGAGGCGGCATCAACGGGTGCGGCATCGCCAGAGACGCTGCTGGACGTAACTTCATTGTGGCACTGGCGGAAAAAGACGATCTGGCGCAAGCCACCTCCTCGGCCTCTACCAAACTTTTTCATGGCGGCCTGCGATACCTAGAATATTACGAGTTTCGTTTGGTAAGGGAGGCGCTCAGAGAGAGGGAGACCCTTTTGCAAGCCATGCCGCATATCAGCTGGCCCCTTCGGTTTGTACTGCCTCACCATAGTGGTTTGCGGCCAGCGTGGCTGCTACGCCTCGGCCTGTTCATCTACGACCATCTGGGTGGCCGCAAGTTTCTGCCCGCGACAAAAACCCTTAACCTTCGAAAGGCCGTCGTTGGCCGGCCACTGAAAGACGAATTCTCAAAGGCTTTCGAGTACTCTGACTGTTGGGTAAACGACGCCCGGCTTGTGGTTCTGAACGCGCGTGACGCTGCCGAACGGGGGGCTAAGATCATGACGCGAACAGAAGTAATGAGTGCAAAACGTGCAGGAGAAGTCTGGGAAATTTCACTGACTGACCGGATCACCGGGGAGAGCTTTACAGTGCGGAGCCGATGCCTCGTAAACGCCGGCGGACCGTGGGTAGGATCGATTATCGAGAAGCAACTCGAACTCGAAACAACGGAAAGTGTCCGGCTCGTTCGTGGAAGCCATATCGTAACGCGTAAACTCTTCAATCACGATCGGGCGTACATTTTCCAAGGTAAGGACGGACGTATCGTCTTCGCTATTCCATACGAAGACGATTTTACGTTGATTGGCACCACGGACGTCGATCATGAAGGTGATCCGGCTGATGCGCGGTGTTCCCCTGAAGAAGCGCTGTATCTTTGCGAGTCGGCTTCCGAATATTTTACCAAGCCCATCGCTTCCACAGATGTTGTCTGGTCGTACTCGGGTGTTCGACCTCTTTATAATGACAACGCGAAGTCTGCGACGGCAGCGACACGGGAATATGTTCTGTCGCTGGATACTAATGGTCCTGTCGTTCTCAACGTCTTCGGCGGCAAGATAACGACCTACCGGAAACTGGCCGAGGCCGCGCTGGCTAAACTGTCGCCGCACCTTGACAGGCCGAGTGAGGAATGGACGGCAGGCGTGGCTCTTCCGGGGGGGGACTTTCCTGTCGACGGTTTCGACGATCAGGTCTCACGTCTACAAGAGCGGTTCGAGTTTATCTCCGAGGCACATTGCAGGCGTCTCGTGCGTGCTTACGGCACGGATGCAGGTCGCCTCTTGGAAGGCTGTTCGGGTCCAGGTGACCTGGGGATGGTTTTCGGAGCTGATCTGACGGAGCGGGAGGTGGAGTGGCTCCGCAGCCAAGAGTTCGCCATCACTGCGGACGACATAGTTTGGCGACGAAGCAAGCTCGGTCTTTGCATGTCAGTTGCGGACATGGCGGCTTTGTCGCAGTGGCTTGGAGAAAACGAGGTGAGCCGACAGCGGCCGTATTAG
- a CDS encoding gluconokinase, with protein sequence MKRKIVVMGVAGSGKSSVGSALASLLGARFIDADDLHPPANVVKMSGGTPLTDEDRWPWLEKVGSALLRDQGTCIVACSALRRIYRDCIRDVAGEDVLFVFLSGERRVIERRMQDRSDHFMPASLLESQFEALEPPRDDEVHVEIDIACTIRETVNLIDQFLKSGTS encoded by the coding sequence ATGAAGCGTAAAATTGTGGTTATGGGGGTGGCGGGAAGCGGCAAGTCGAGTGTCGGGTCAGCACTTGCCTCGCTACTCGGTGCACGCTTCATCGATGCGGATGATTTGCACCCTCCGGCCAACGTCGTCAAGATGTCGGGGGGTACTCCATTAACGGACGAGGATCGCTGGCCCTGGCTCGAAAAGGTCGGATCCGCCCTTTTGCGGGACCAAGGCACGTGTATTGTGGCCTGCTCTGCATTGAGGCGCATATACCGGGACTGCATCCGGGATGTGGCGGGCGAAGATGTGCTATTCGTATTTCTGTCTGGTGAGCGCCGCGTTATTGAGCGTCGAATGCAGGATCGATCCGACCACTTCATGCCAGCGTCACTGCTGGAGAGCCAATTCGAGGCACTGGAGCCACCCAGAGATGATGAGGTTCATGTAGAAATCGATATCGCCTGTACGATCAGAGAAACGGTCAACCTCATAGATCAGTTTCTGAAGTCTGGAACTTCGTGA
- a CDS encoding SDR family oxidoreductase — MFNLNGRNALVTGSSQGIGLALARGLAKAGATIVLNGRDIGKLEATAESLRSDGATVHLLPFDVTDHATAGTAVDSFETEVGPVDILVNNAGMQHRGPLENFDVEAFQKLLQTNISSVFNVGQAVANHMIPRGRGKIINIASVQSRLARTGIAPYTATKGAVANLTKGMATDWARYGLQCNAIAPGYFETPLNAALVADAEFTAWLKQRTPAGRWGKVEELAGACVYLASDEASFVNGHVLYVDGGLTVSL; from the coding sequence ATGTTCAATCTGAATGGGCGAAACGCGCTGGTGACGGGCTCTTCTCAGGGCATTGGCCTTGCGTTGGCGCGGGGGCTGGCGAAAGCTGGCGCCACCATTGTGTTGAACGGAAGAGATATAGGCAAACTGGAGGCTACGGCCGAGAGCCTTCGTAGCGATGGTGCGACTGTCCACCTCTTGCCCTTCGACGTAACAGACCACGCAACAGCAGGAACCGCCGTAGACAGTTTCGAAACGGAAGTCGGACCGGTGGACATTCTCGTCAACAATGCGGGCATGCAGCATCGCGGGCCGTTGGAGAACTTCGATGTGGAGGCTTTCCAGAAACTATTGCAGACCAATATCTCTTCGGTTTTCAATGTGGGTCAGGCTGTCGCCAACCATATGATCCCGCGGGGGCGAGGTAAGATCATCAATATTGCGTCTGTGCAGTCTCGCCTCGCAAGGACTGGAATAGCCCCGTACACGGCCACCAAGGGTGCGGTTGCCAATCTGACCAAGGGTATGGCGACGGATTGGGCTCGGTATGGGTTGCAATGCAATGCTATTGCACCCGGCTATTTTGAGACGCCACTCAATGCGGCCCTCGTCGCTGATGCAGAGTTCACGGCGTGGCTAAAGCAGCGCACGCCTGCTGGACGCTGGGGCAAGGTAGAAGAACTGGCGGGAGCATGTGTGTATCTGGCATCAGATGAGGCCAGCTTCGTTAATGGCCACGTTCTTTACGTAGATGGCGGGTTGACGGTAAGCCTCTGA
- a CDS encoding thiamine pyrophosphate-dependent enzyme produces MDTIDEVHADFARKVDGAAFPKLPPITPIVSANAMLEIFRSQCLSRHLDRTARAMQRIGQGYYTIGSSGHEGMSAVAACVTGNDPAFLHYRDCAFQIQRAADLRGPDHWEQTAYEILLSFAASSEDPISGGRHKVLGAADLNIAPQTSTIASHLPKAVGTAFGISLSRRVAPLHGNIERDAIVLCSFGDASANHSTAQGAFNTAGWASFKNNPMPILFVCEDNGIGISVRSPEGWIKAMLSSRPGVSYFHCNGLDLVETLNSCQSAVDFVRRSRKPAILHMRTVRLFGHAGSDVESAYREPWEIVEDLGQDPLLASASRLLTAGVTKERIIRTYLELGEMCEDLAPKAAARPKLGQSSAVARSLIPPPRAAAQAPPSNAEERRQAFGKDIEAMFSPQPMARLLNWALGDLMLRYRHVIIAGEDVGRKGGVYGVTRGLQKRFGRERVIDTILDEQSILGLGIGLGQQGYVPVPEIQFLAYLHNAQDQIRGEAATLPFFSDGQFTNPMVVRIAGLGYQRGFGGHFHNDNSLAVLRDIPGIVIACPSNGADAARMLRGSFRLADEQQRVVVFVEPIALYQTRDLHEYGDGAWLSPYPEPDQTLMPGELGIFGEGRDVAIVSYGNGFYLARKAAKTLLERGIEARVIDLRWLAPLAEQELLDAVADCASILIVDECRKTGSLSEALIGMFTEAHRSPIARVTGDDCFIATGPAFAAGLPSVHSILHAAQDVFERATAN; encoded by the coding sequence ATGGATACAATAGACGAAGTTCATGCTGATTTTGCCCGAAAGGTTGACGGCGCAGCCTTTCCAAAACTGCCACCAATAACCCCCATTGTTTCCGCGAACGCGATGCTGGAGATATTTCGCTCCCAGTGTCTGTCTCGACATCTCGACAGAACCGCGCGGGCAATGCAAAGGATCGGGCAGGGGTATTATACCATTGGCTCATCCGGGCATGAAGGCATGTCAGCAGTCGCGGCCTGTGTCACCGGAAACGACCCGGCCTTTTTGCATTATCGGGATTGCGCGTTTCAAATCCAGCGGGCCGCCGACTTGCGTGGACCTGACCATTGGGAACAAACGGCCTATGAGATTCTGTTGAGCTTTGCAGCATCCTCGGAAGATCCGATTTCCGGGGGGCGGCACAAGGTGCTAGGTGCGGCAGATCTCAATATCGCGCCCCAAACCTCCACAATTGCCAGCCATCTGCCAAAGGCAGTGGGAACAGCCTTCGGTATTTCACTGTCGAGACGTGTAGCGCCCTTGCACGGCAACATAGAGCGCGATGCAATCGTCCTCTGCTCGTTCGGCGATGCTTCGGCGAACCATTCGACTGCTCAGGGAGCGTTTAACACTGCAGGGTGGGCCAGTTTCAAGAACAACCCGATGCCGATCCTGTTCGTCTGCGAGGATAACGGAATTGGCATCTCCGTTCGCAGTCCCGAAGGGTGGATAAAGGCGATGCTCAGCAGCAGGCCGGGCGTTTCCTATTTCCACTGCAATGGACTGGATCTGGTCGAGACGCTAAACAGCTGTCAGTCGGCTGTAGATTTTGTCCGCCGGTCCCGCAAGCCGGCAATCCTGCATATGCGTACAGTCAGGCTGTTCGGCCATGCCGGCTCTGACGTAGAGTCGGCCTATCGCGAACCTTGGGAGATCGTCGAGGATCTAGGGCAAGATCCCTTGCTCGCATCGGCGTCTCGACTACTAACCGCTGGTGTTACCAAGGAAAGGATAATCAGAACCTACCTTGAGCTTGGTGAAATGTGCGAAGATCTGGCGCCCAAGGCCGCGGCTCGTCCGAAGCTTGGACAATCGAGCGCTGTTGCGCGCAGTCTCATACCCCCGCCCAGGGCTGCGGCACAAGCACCGCCAAGCAATGCAGAAGAGAGGCGACAAGCCTTTGGCAAAGATATCGAGGCAATGTTTTCGCCACAACCGATGGCACGGCTCCTGAATTGGGCGTTGGGTGATCTGATGCTCCGCTACCGGCACGTGATCATTGCCGGGGAGGATGTCGGGCGCAAAGGCGGAGTTTACGGCGTTACCCGCGGCCTGCAGAAACGTTTCGGCCGCGAGCGGGTGATCGATACCATTCTCGATGAACAGTCGATCCTTGGGTTGGGCATCGGTTTGGGACAGCAGGGTTATGTTCCGGTTCCTGAAATTCAGTTTCTGGCATATCTTCACAATGCACAAGATCAGATTCGCGGCGAGGCTGCTACGCTGCCATTCTTTTCGGATGGACAGTTTACCAATCCCATGGTGGTTCGGATTGCCGGGTTGGGTTATCAGCGCGGATTCGGTGGACATTTTCATAACGATAATTCTCTCGCGGTCCTGCGGGATATCCCGGGCATCGTTATTGCGTGTCCATCTAATGGCGCTGATGCGGCACGGATGCTGCGAGGCTCATTCAGACTTGCGGACGAACAGCAGAGAGTTGTTGTCTTTGTCGAACCCATCGCCCTCTATCAGACGCGGGATCTGCACGAGTACGGTGATGGAGCGTGGCTTTCGCCCTACCCGGAGCCGGATCAAACCTTGATGCCAGGCGAACTAGGGATATTCGGCGAGGGGAGGGATGTGGCCATCGTCAGCTATGGCAATGGATTTTATCTAGCTCGGAAGGCTGCAAAGACTTTGCTGGAACGCGGCATCGAGGCTCGTGTCATCGACTTGCGGTGGTTGGCCCCTTTGGCGGAGCAGGAGTTGCTTGACGCCGTTGCTGACTGCGCATCGATCCTCATTGTCGATGAGTGTCGAAAAACCGGCAGCCTTTCGGAAGCGCTGATTGGCATGTTCACCGAGGCGCATCGGTCTCCTATCGCAAGGGTGACCGGAGACGATTGTTTCATCGCGACGGGACCGGCCTTCGCGGCAGGGCTGCCCAGTGTACACTCTATCCTACATGCAGCTCAGGATGTTTTCGAAAGAGCGACGGCAAACTGA
- a CDS encoding L-idonate 5-dehydrogenase yields the protein MKSLVLHAAEDLRIEEHSAVEPGAAEVQIRLAAGGICGSDLHYFNHGGFGSVRLREPMILGHEVAGYVSAIGTGVAGLEIGQLVAVSPSRPCENCRECLANLPNHCRNMRFYGSAMPFPHVQGAFRELLTVDASQCVAADGLTPSEAATAEPLSVCLHGISRAGSLLGKSVLITGSGPIGVLTCLAALAMGASEVTVTDISDTALRHAVKAGADRAINVAGSADDFERLTLGNGSFDIMFECSGAASALQSAIPAMRPRGVIVQLGLGPDAPLPLTRIAAKELDLRGSFRFHEEFATAVRLMQKRAIDVRPLVTHSFPLSDAVAAFQTASDKSKSMKTQILF from the coding sequence ATGAAATCATTGGTGTTGCACGCCGCGGAAGACCTGCGGATCGAGGAGCATTCGGCTGTCGAGCCAGGGGCGGCCGAAGTCCAGATACGTCTTGCCGCCGGCGGCATATGCGGTTCGGATCTGCATTATTTCAACCACGGTGGATTCGGCAGCGTCCGGCTAAGAGAGCCGATGATTTTGGGCCACGAAGTCGCAGGATATGTTTCTGCGATTGGAACAGGCGTGGCCGGCCTGGAAATCGGCCAGTTGGTCGCCGTGTCTCCCTCCCGACCTTGCGAAAATTGCCGTGAATGCCTGGCCAATCTTCCCAATCACTGCCGGAATATGCGGTTTTATGGGTCAGCAATGCCCTTTCCACACGTGCAGGGAGCCTTTCGTGAGCTATTGACCGTCGATGCCAGCCAATGTGTCGCGGCAGACGGCCTTACACCATCAGAGGCCGCAACCGCGGAGCCATTGTCTGTCTGCCTGCACGGGATTTCCCGAGCCGGTAGCCTGCTGGGCAAATCCGTGCTCATCACAGGCAGCGGTCCAATTGGCGTTCTAACCTGCCTTGCGGCACTGGCAATGGGCGCATCTGAGGTGACTGTTACGGACATTTCCGACACCGCTCTGCGCCACGCTGTGAAGGCAGGCGCAGATCGCGCAATCAACGTCGCGGGGAGTGCGGATGATTTCGAACGGCTAACCCTTGGCAATGGTTCCTTCGACATAATGTTCGAGTGCTCCGGCGCCGCATCAGCGCTTCAGAGTGCAATTCCCGCCATGCGTCCGCGGGGCGTTATCGTGCAGTTGGGACTTGGACCAGATGCACCATTACCGTTGACCAGGATTGCGGCCAAGGAGCTTGACCTTCGCGGATCCTTTCGTTTCCACGAAGAGTTCGCAACCGCGGTGCGTTTGATGCAGAAGCGGGCCATAGATGTCCGGCCACTTGTCACGCACAGCTTTCCTTTGTCCGACGCGGTGGCGGCGTTTCAAACCGCATCCGACAAATCGAAATCCATGAAAACTCAGATACTGTTCTGA